A single genomic interval of Pseudopipra pipra isolate bDixPip1 chromosome 29, bDixPip1.hap1, whole genome shotgun sequence harbors:
- the ADAR gene encoding double-stranded RNA-specific adenosine deaminase isoform X4 — MAETKEKICNYLFSVPETTALNLAKNIGFSRAKDVNAFLSALEKLGDVHKQNTTPPRWSLTDRKRERMQMRLKASTLIQKVNPTPPESGPSPSSVPVCPQEVTAALPAAMASKEESVENGQQPLGQPGQGNGSDMGADTAEDIKPEFSSLSNYDNSENGKWTTDDIPDNLNTINKQPDKSKCVMNSQSSPSYAAQFEAALPCTPVQKLMACQEKNPVSGLTEYSQYTYQHCEFIMLEQSGPSHEPRFKFQAVINGRQFPPAEAGSKKLAKQEAAANAMKVLMSEVENGRPSGIKCEEPLPSDSSELELPEPELPSAAAPLSLLPGKHPISVLMEYGQKSGNIIEFQLLSQEGPPHDPRFSYCVKMGDQIFPAVVGNSKKGAKQMAAEVAVKILSGESVPHVLPEQPVTKPHGDQSVHSCGPWIAAPDESKVVKAKGVGELIKYLNVSPVSGLLEYARSNGFAAEFKLIDQSGPPHDPKFVYQAKVGGRWFPAVTAHSKKQGKQEAADAALRVLIGESEKVERMEGMNITELPVSGSTLHDQMAMLSHQRFNSLTARIQHSLLGRKILAAIVMRRANKGLGVVVSIGTGNRCVKGEELSLKGETVNDCHAEIISRRGFVRFLYSELMKYDLSNPSSSEESIFEPAGGKRLRIKSSVTFHLYVSTAPCGDGALFDKSCSDQASVVGQPQHQPLFENPKQGKLRTKVENGEGTIPVESSDIVPTWDGIQHGERLRTMSCSDKILRWNILGLQGALLSHFLEPVYLSSVTLGYLYSQGHLTRAICCRVARDGNILKEKLQAPYHINHPEVGRVSVYDSARQTGKTKESSVNWCLADASEVEVLDGTKGKVDGPKLEVSRVSKRKMFTLFQQLCAKNNREDLLKLSVYSDAKEAATLYQAAKQCFFSTLEELGYGSWIRKPQEEENFSVLDT, encoded by the exons ATGGCTGAGACGAAGGAGAAAATCTGCAACTACTTGTTCAGCGTGCCAGAAACAACGGCACTCAACCTTGCTAAAAACATTGGGTTTTCAAGGGCCAAGGACGTTAATGCGTTTCTCAGTGCTCTGGAAAAGCTGGGAGATGTCCACAAGCAGAACACAACCCCCCCACGGTGGTCCCTGACAGACAGGAAACGTGAGAGGATGCAGATGAGGCTGAAGGCCAGCACATTAATACAGAAGGTGAATCCCACACCTCCTGAGTCGggtccttccccttcctctgtccctgtgtgtccccaggaggtgacagcagcTTTGCCAGCAGCAATGGCATCAAAAGAAGAAAGTGTAGAAAATGGACAGCAGCCTTTGGGGCAGCCTGGTCAGGGCAATGGCAGCGACATGGGAGCGGACACAGCTGAGGACATCAAGCCTGAGTTCTCCAGTTTGAGTAATTATGATAACTCGGAAAACGGCAAGTGGACCACGGATGATATCCCAGATAATCTGAACACTATCAACAAGCAGCCTGACAAGTCAAAATGCGTCATGAATTCTCAGTCTTCCCCCAGTTATGCTGCCCAGTTTGAAGCTGCTTTGCCATGTACGCCCGTACAGAAATTGATGGCTTGTCAGGAGAAGAACCCAGTGAGTGGCCTTACTGAATATTCCCAGTACACGTACCAGCACTGTGAGTTCatcatgctggagcagagtggACCCTCTCATGAGCCACG gtTTAAGTTCCAGGCAGTGATCAATGGGCGCCAATTCCCACCAGCAGAAGCAGGGAGCAAAAAACTGGCTAAacaggaggcagcagccaaTGCCATGAAGGTCCTGATGAGTGAAGTGGAGAATGGAAGGCCCAGTGGGATTAAATGTGAGGAGCCGCTTCCCTCCGACAGCTCAGAACTGGAGTTG ccagagccagagctgccgtctgcagcagctcccctcagcctgcttcctgggaagcaCCCTATCAGCGTATTGATGGAGTATGGACAAAAGTCAGGGAACATAATTGAGTTCCAGCTGCTGTCTCAGGAAGGCCCACCTCATGATCCTAG GTTCAGCTACTGTGTGAAAATGGGTGACCAAATTTTCCCTGCTGTGGTAGGAAACAGCAAGAAGGGAGCAAAGCAAATGGCAGCAGAAGTTGCTGTGAAGATTCTTTCTGGAGAGTCTGTACCCCATGTCTTGCCTGAACAG CCTGTCACGAAGCCCCACGGTGACCAGTCCGTGCACAGCTGTGGGCCGTGGATTGCCGCTCCAGATGAATCCAAGGTGGTGAAAGCAAAGGGTGTTGGGGAGCTCATCAAATATCTTAATGTCAGTCCTGTCAGTGGCCTGCTGGAATATGCCCGCTCCAATGGGTTTGCTGCAGAGTTCAAACTCATTGACCAGTCAGGACCTCCCCATGACCCCAA GTTTGTCTATCAGGCGAAGGTTGGAGGCCGCTGGTTCCCAGCTGTGACTGCACACAGCAAAAAGCAGGGCAAGCAGGAGGCAGCGGATGCAGCGCTGCGAGTCCTGATCGGGGAGTCGGAGAAGGTGGAGCGCATGGAAGGGATGAACATCACTGAG ctccctgtgAGTGGCAGCACCCTGCACGATCAGATGGCCATGCTGAGCCACCAGCGCTTCAACAGCCTCACCGCTCGCATCCAGCACAGTCTGCTCGGGCGCAAGATCCTGGCTGCCATCGTCATGAGGAGAGCAAATAAGGGCTTGGGAGTGGTGGTCAGCATCGGAACAG gtAATCGTTGTGTGAAAGGAGAAGAGCTGAGCTTGAAGGGGGAGACAGTAAATGATTGTCATGCAGAAATCATTTCTCGAAGAGGCTTTGTGAG GTTTCTCTACAGTGAGCTGATGAAGTATGACCTGTCTAATCCTTCCTCTTCAGAAGAGAGCATTTTTGAGCCAGCGGGAGGAAAGAGGCTCAGAATAAAGAGCAGTGTTACCTTTCACCTCTATGTCAG CACAGCCCCGTGTGGAGACGGAGCCCTCTTTGATAAATCCTGCAGCGACCAGGCGAGCGtggtggggcagccccagcaccagccTCTCTTTGAGAACCCCAAGCAAGGCAAGCTGCGGACCAAGGTGGAGAATG GGGAAGGTACCATTCCCGTGGAGTCAAGTGACATTGTGCCCACGTGGGATGGGATCCAGCACGGGGAGCGGTTACGAACCATGTCCTGCAGTGACAAAATCTTGCGCTGGAATATACTTGGCTTGCAAGGGGCACTGCTGTCACACTTCCTGGAGCCAGTTTATCTCAGCTCTGTCACGCTCG GTTACCTGTACAGTCAGGGTCACTTGACCCGTGCCATCTGCTGCCGCGTGGCGAGGGATGGGAACATACTAAAGGAAAAGCTCCAGGCTCCATATCACATTAACCATCCTGAG GTTGGGCGAGTCAGTGTGTACGACTCTGCCAGGCAGACGGGCAAGACCAAGGAGTCATCAGTGAACTGGTGTCTTGCTGATGCAAGCGAAGTTGAAGTCTTGGATGGCACCAAAGGGAAAGTAGATGG CCCAAAGCTGGAAGTGTCTCGTGTGTCCAAGAGGAAAATGTTCACCTTGTTCCAGCAGCTGTGTGCCAAGAACAACCGTGAAGACCTGCTGAAGCTCTCTGTGTACTCAGATGCCAAGGAGGCAGCCACGCTGTACCAGGCAGCCAAGCAGTGCTTCTTCAGCACGCTGGAAGAGCTGGGCTATGGCAGCTGGATCCGCAAACCCCAAGAGGAGGAGAATTTCTCTGTCCTTGATACATAG